The following proteins are co-located in the Primulina tabacum isolate GXHZ01 chromosome 11, ASM2559414v2, whole genome shotgun sequence genome:
- the LOC142519029 gene encoding uncharacterized protein LOC142519029, with product MNIPHSNQELDTKHASSLVRDSSGYRKFVIANEIRIPEANTFESETQSGKKSLLWWIKAAVWCSILIITLLVFLKWGMPFLIQKVLFPIFRWEATAFGRPVLALVLVASLALFPVFLIPSGPSMWLAGMFFGYGFGFVIIMVGTTIGMILPYLIGLLFRARIHQWLNRWPKKAAMMRLVGEGSWFHQFKVVALFRISPFPYTIFNYAVVVTSMRCWPYFCGSIAGMIPEAFLYIYSGRLIRTLTDVQYGNHHLTPVEVIHNVISFMVAIIAAIGFTVYAKRTLKDLGTVESNSQCSAIIDSRFELNNITVEKHNLSFVASVP from the exons ATGAATATTCCACATTCAAACCAAGAGTTGGACACAAAACATGCCAGCAGCCTAGTGAGGGACAGCAGTGGGTATAGAAAGTTCGTTATAGCCAACGAAATAAGGATACCTGAAGCAAATACTTTTGAATCTGAAACACAATCGGGGAAAAAATCTCTTTTGTGGTGGATCAAGGCAGCAGTATGGTGTTCAATCTTGATAATTACTCTCCTTGTTTTCTTAAAATGGGGAATGCCCTTTCTTATACAGAAG GTTCTTTTTCCAATCTTTCGATGGGAAGCCACTGCATTTGGTCGTCCAGTTCTTGCACTTGTACTCGTAGCTTCTTTGGCTCTGTTCCCTGTGTTTTTAATTCCCTCTGGTCCTTCCATGTGGCTAGCTGGGATGTTTTTTGGATATGGCTTCGGATTTGTCATAATCATGGTTGGAACAACCATAGGAATGATCCTACCGTACTTAATCGGTTTATTATTTCGTGCCAGAATTCAT CAATGGTTGAATAGATGGCCTAAAAAGGCTGCCATGATGAGATTGGTTGGAGAAGGAAGTTGGTTTCATCAATTTAAAGTTGTTGCTCTTTTTAGGATTTCGCCCTTTCCATACACAATATTCAATTACGCGGTAGTGGTAACAAGTATGAGATGCTGGCCTTATTTCTGCGGATCAATTGCTGGAATGATTCCCGAAGCCTTCCTTTACATCTACAG TGGCCGGCTTATAAGGACCCTAACAGATGTCCAGTATGGCAACCATCACCTTACTCCAGTGGAGGTGATTCATAATGTTATTTCTTTCATGGTTGCAATAATCGCGGCCATTGGTTTCACCGTCTATGCTAAAAGAACATTGAAAGATCTTGGAACGGTGGAGTCAAACAGCCAATGCTCTGCCATTATAGATAGCAGATTTGAGCTTAATAATATTACAGTTGAAAAACATAATCTTAGTTTTGTAGCGTCTGTACCGTAA